Part of the Maniola jurtina chromosome 22, ilManJurt1.1, whole genome shotgun sequence genome is shown below.
TAGTATGTACACATGCCTACCTTAGCTTTATACCTTGAATGAAGTATCATACTcgtaataataaacaattataaagCAAAAGAATTCGCGAGACATTTTAAGCGCTGAAGACGCAATTAACAATGGCGTAAAAGAAACTACCTAACTAATGAGACATGAGTGCTTTATAAACATCACAAATCTACATGTTTGCCCTGTTTCAGTAAGATAATAGGACGCTACTTGTCCTTACGTGAAAGACTTGCTAAGaaaatgaataatttaatgGTTTTAAGTCATTTTCGGATGATAACAAAATGTTCTTGAATTCGATATTTTGGACTTAACTACTAAAATTTTTATACGAaactaattaaatacttaaatccTAAGAAATCATTTGAAGGTGGCCCTAACCAGAAATAATCATGattcaaaaaacagaaaacaaTTTTCTAATTCAAAGATTGGGCGGTAAACAAGCCAAAGTCCTGCAGAGTacaaaacacttaaaagttAATTTGCAAATTATTTTACCTAAGATTTATCTATTTGATACCAGGCCAAGCCTACTTAAATAATAagcctaatatttttttctcatttaCAGGTATCCTTCTTCTAACATTACACGTTAGATGCCAGCACCCGGCCCACCATCCGGGTAGGTATgcatcaataattttattacatctTCTGTTAATTTCAACCAAAAATGCACTGAATAAACCCATACTCTATTTTCTCTTTCCAGTCTCCTTCGTGCAGTCATCGAGTCAACATTCGTATCCTTACGTCCAGCCAGGACATCCTCCATGGCACCAGTTCACATCTCCAAGGAAAAGATCTCCTGACATCCAAACCTATTACAATGGCCCTTACAATCAGCCATATCATTATTCTCATAATCAAAGCCCATACCAACGTCAAGATCAACAGAATTATCAAGAGTACCCTCAAAGCTACAGAACATCTGCTGACTTAATTGACTCGGAATCCAGAAATAACCAAAATAATGGAAGACTACTATCACAGTCTGCGTTTACGAGAATATCCGAAACTTTAGGAGCTATAAACACTGTGGGTCATTACTTAATAGACATAGTAAATGAAAATGATAGAAACGAGTCAGACCCTAACTTGCAACAGCTTCCTCAAGCTCTTTACACCATAAGCAAAAACGTTCTGGGAAGAAACGTGACAGATAAAATTGCACCAATAGTAAAGAAAGCGTTGCCACAGGTTTTACCTGATGCACCCATAACGAGAATAGCTACCGGTGATTTGGATAGGAATGATGCAAAATCCTGTACCACGCCTGAAGGGGAAGACGGCATTTGTGAAGATTTGAGCAATTGTCCACAACTGCTGTTGAACTTAGTGAATCTTCGAGAATCTCTATGTTTTAAGGACTTATTTGTTCCTGGAGTATGTTGCCCAAGAGATGGCGTAGTTCCAGCTACACAGGCAATAGCACAGCCCGTTGTATCTACAACAAGTAAGCCAACATACTTGGTTCCTGTTACAACCCAACGGCCAAGACCAAAGCCTACGACTACTAAGAAACCCTCAGCCATCTTAGTTTTGACGACTAAAAGACCAAGGCCTATAACTACGACTCCTCGACCTGTCACTACAGCACCTACGACCACGACGACAAGGGTACCATCGACAACCAGCTATTACACCTTGGCACCTTTCATCGCGAACTACTCCAACATAGTCGATGTAAATggtaattttttctttacatttttattcgctaaatgaatttttattttatttatttttagtccaGTCCCTTAACCTTacgaaatttttaaatgtatattatattttcaaaaatgtattttaatttgtttaaactCCAGATTGTGGGCAGAGAGAAGACGAAGGTGGCAGAATCGTGGGTGGCACGGAGTCCAAGCCAGGAGCGTGGCCGTGGATGGCTGCCATATACCTGCATGGCAGCAAGCGGCGCGAGTTCTGGTGTGGTGGCACTCTGGTGGGCAGGAGACACGTGCTGACTGCCGCCCATTGCACCAGGGATTCCAAGCAAAGGCCGTAAgttttacattattttcttcGTACCATATTTTATCCACGGATTGCTGCACCAGGGAATCCAAGCAAGGGCTGTAGATGTATGTTCTATCTGCTAGTTTCTGATTTTTCGTTTTATCAAggaaagtttaaaagtttagaaTGTTAGAAGTTCTAGATGTAATTCACATCTGGAACTTCTAACATTCTAATTTCAAACGGCGCCATCAAGTTT
Proteins encoded:
- the LOC123877019 gene encoding proclotting enzyme, coding for MTSAIGLGKCYTDVVVGILLLTLHVRCQHPAHHPVSFVQSSSQHSYPYVQPGHPPWHQFTSPRKRSPDIQTYYNGPYNQPYHYSHNQSPYQRQDQQNYQEYPQSYRTSADLIDSESRNNQNNGRLLSQSAFTRISETLGAINTVGHYLIDIVNENDRNESDPNLQQLPQALYTISKNVLGRNVTDKIAPIVKKALPQVLPDAPITRIATGDLDRNDAKSCTTPEGEDGICEDLSNCPQLLLNLVNLRESLCFKDLFVPGVCCPRDGVVPATQAIAQPVVSTTSKPTYLVPVTTQRPRPKPTTTKKPSAILVLTTKRPRPITTTPRPVTTAPTTTTTRVPSTTSYYTLAPFIANYSNIVDVNDCGQREDEGGRIVGGTESKPGAWPWMAAIYLHGSKRREFWCGGTLVGRRHVLTAAHCTRDSKQRPFPARQFSVRLGDVDLSRDDEPSRPVTLRVSAVRAHEQFSRVGYYNDIAVLVLAENVQKSKYVIPICLPHGDLSRQQFDGSMATVVGWGTTRYGGGESSRQLEAKLPVWRNEDCDRAYFQPITDTFLCAGYPRGGVDACQGDSGGPLMLLAAGRWTQIGVVSFGNKCGEPGYPGVYTRVTHYLSWLQQHLS